The Lysobacter capsici genome has a segment encoding these proteins:
- a CDS encoding NAD(P)H-binding protein, with the protein MHIILGGTGHVGSALAETLLERGEAVTVVSRNASARPAWERKGAHFAVVDVRDVDALRRLFERGRRLFLLNPPADPATDTDAVEKANLRAILTAIEGSGLEKIVAESTYGAQDRERSGDLGILYAMEQALRAQPIAFSVIRAAYYMSNWDESLRSAREHGKVLSFYPADFALPMVAPRDLGRVAADLITAPLADTGMHHVEGPRAYSPADVADAFAQALGREVDVEVVPRAQWVAAYRKLGFSEAAAKSYADMTAVTLDEDYPIPGEPIRGRITLQAYIQDLVDRR; encoded by the coding sequence ATGCACATCATCCTCGGCGGCACCGGACATGTCGGCTCGGCCTTGGCCGAGACCCTGCTCGAACGCGGCGAAGCGGTCACGGTGGTGTCGCGCAACGCGTCGGCGCGGCCGGCCTGGGAGCGCAAGGGCGCGCACTTCGCGGTCGTCGATGTGCGCGACGTCGATGCCTTGCGTCGGTTGTTCGAACGCGGCCGACGCCTGTTCCTGCTCAATCCGCCGGCCGATCCCGCAACCGACACCGATGCGGTCGAGAAAGCCAACCTGCGCGCGATCCTCACCGCGATCGAGGGCTCGGGCCTGGAGAAGATCGTCGCCGAATCCACCTATGGCGCGCAGGACCGCGAACGCAGCGGCGACCTAGGCATCCTGTACGCCATGGAACAGGCCTTACGCGCGCAGCCGATTGCGTTCAGCGTCATTCGCGCCGCGTACTACATGAGCAATTGGGACGAATCGCTGCGCAGCGCGCGCGAACACGGCAAGGTGCTCAGCTTCTATCCGGCCGACTTCGCCCTGCCGATGGTGGCGCCGCGCGACCTGGGCCGAGTAGCGGCCGATCTGATCACCGCGCCGCTCGCCGATACCGGCATGCACCATGTCGAAGGCCCGCGCGCGTATTCGCCCGCCGACGTGGCCGACGCATTCGCGCAGGCGCTGGGTCGCGAGGTCGACGTCGAGGTGGTGCCGCGCGCGCAATGGGTGGCCGCCTATCGAAAGCTCGGCTTTTCCGAGGCGGCGGCGAAGTCGTATGCCGACATGACCGCGGTGACCCTGGACGAGGACTATCCGATTCCCGGCGAACCGATTCGCGGACGCATCACGTTGCAGGCCTACATCCAGGATCTGGTCGACAGGCGCTGA